From Rhododendron vialii isolate Sample 1 chromosome 10a, ASM3025357v1, the proteins below share one genomic window:
- the LOC131304562 gene encoding F-box protein At3g07870-like codes for MVIETLSEDLLMEILWRLPVKSLLQSKSVCKNWYALIQSPSFISLHHYRAAQNTDCLFVKRALRGGNGKIILSFIPNELLTEDIDISFTRLDIEKLQLLGPCNGVVCLTEGGYHSTIVICNPSMREFRVLPQPSHKKGYMANLGFGFDHYTNDYKVVKFGYLDPEFKTWLIDETIEIYELSTDSWREVYAESPVKYGFHCTYSCCASWNGDFYWYASCPGRGASIMMFSMTDEGFNELSVPEVCLLDDYSERKLFILNDSLALVLYPRGWVPSLIPPVDFSFEKCFDIWVMDEHGVEVSWTWTKKISIGPLHKPNFALGFRKNGEVLLECGGGQMMSYNLDTRQIKEYQVYGRSPPHC; via the coding sequence ATGGTGATCGAAACCCTATCTGAAGATTTGCTCATGGAGATTCTCTGGAGACTTCCTGTGAAATCCCTGCTTCAATCCAAATCGGTCTGCAAAAACTGGTACGCTCTCATCCAAAGCCCTAGCTTCATTTCCCTTCACCACTATCGTGCCGCCCAAAACACCGACTGCCTCTTCGTTAAGCGAGCCCTCCGCGGCGGCAACGGCAAGATTATCTTGTCCTTTATCCCAAACGAACTGCTAACTGAAGATATAGACATATCTTTCACTCGTTTGGATATTGAAAAGCTTCAACTATTGGGTCCTTGCAACGGCGTCGTTTGTCTCACCGAAGGCGGGTATCACTCCACCATTGTCATATGCAACCCTTCAATGCGAGAATTCAGGGTACTTCCTCAACCCTCTCATAAAAAAGGCTATATGGCTAATTTGGGATTTGGGTTTGATCACTATACGAATGATTATAAAGTGGTTAAGTTCGGGTATCTGGATCCTGAGTTTAAAACTTGGTTGATTGATGAAACAATTGAAATTTATGAGCTGAGTACAGATTCTTGGAGGGAAGTTTATGCAGAGTCCCCTGTTAAGTATGGTTTCCATTGCACTTATTCTTGTTGCGCATCGTGGAATGGGGATTTTTATTGGTACGCGTCCTGCCCCGGTCGTGGTGCGTCAATTATGATGTTTAGTATGACTGACGAGGGGTTCAATGAATTGTCCGTGCCAGAAGTTTGCTTGTTAGACGATTACAGCGAAAGGAAACTTTTCATTCTGAATGATTCCCTTGCGCTGGTTCTTTATCCTAGGGGGTGGGTACCTTCATTGATTCCACCGGTGGATTTTTCATTCGAAAAGTGCTTTGACATATGGGTTATGGATGAACACGGTGTTGAGGTGTCTTGGACTTGgactaaaaaaatttctattggTCCCCTCCATAAGCCAAACTTTGCATTGGGATTTCGGAAAAATGGTGAGGTACTTCTCGAGTGCGGTGGTGGACAGATGATGTCGTACAACCTTGATACCCGGCAGATAAAGGAGTATCAGGTGTATGGTCGTTCACCTCCTCATTGTTGA
- the LOC131304561 gene encoding F-box protein At3g07870-like, with protein sequence MEDQKLSIAEIKMAIETLSEDLLMEILWRLPVKSLLQSKSVCKNWYALIQNPSFISLHHHRAASIAAAQNTDCLLVKRALDGGNGKIILSLIPNETPTEDIDISFTGLDIEKLQLLGPCNGVVCLIRLALNSTIVICNPSMREFRVLPQPSHKKGYMANLGFGFDHYTNDYKVVRFGYLDPEFKTCWLDERIEIYELSTDCWREVDAASPVEYGFECTYSSCVSWNGDFFWYAFCHGGDAAIIVFSMTNEVFNELPLPEVCLLDNSGARELFILNDSLALALYPSTWVPPLWAVKLSFEKCFDIWVMDVHGVEVSWTKKISIGPLQKPNFALGFRKNGEFLLECGDGQMMSDNIDTRQIKEYQVYSHSPPCCLQVLPHTESLVSVKRHNEHDETDDLHV encoded by the coding sequence ATGGaagaccagaagctatccatagccgaAATCAAAATGGCGATCGAAACCCTATCCGAAGATTTGCTCATGGAGATTCTCTGGAGACTTCCTGTGAAATCCCTGCTTCAATCCAAATCGGTCTGCAAAAACTGGTACGCTCTCATCCAAAACCCTAGCTTCATttccctccaccaccatcgcGCCGCCTCCATCGCGGCCGCCCAAAACACCGACTGCCTCCTCGTTAAGCGAGCCCTCGACGGCGGCAACGGCAAGATTATCTTGTCCTTGATCCCAAACGAAACCCCAACCGAAGATATAGACATATCTTTCACTGGTTTGGATATTGAGAAACTCCAGCTATTGGGTCCTTGCAACGGCGTCGTTTGTCTGATCAGACTCGCGCTTAACTCCACCATTGTCATATGCAACCCTTCAATGCGAGAATTCAGGGTACTTCCTCAACCCTCTCATAAAAAAGGCTATATGGCTAATTTGGGATTTGGGTTTGATCACTATACCAATGATTATAAAGTGGTTAGGTTCGGGTATCTGGATCCTGAGTTTAAAACTTGTTGGCTTGATGAAAGAATTGAAATATACGAGCTGAGTACAGATTGTTGGAGGGAAGTTGATGCGGCGTCCCCTGTTGAGTACGGTTTCGAGTGCACTTATTCTTCTTGCGTGTCTTGGAatggggattttttttggtacgcGTTCTGCCACGGTGGTGATGCGGCAATTATTGTGTTTAGTATGACCAACGAGGTGTTCAATGAATTGCCCTTGCCAGAAGTTTGCTTGTTAGACAATTCGGGGGCAAGGGAACTTTTCATTCTGAATGATTCCCTTGCGCTGGCTCTTTATCCAAGTACGTGGGTACCTCCATTGTGGGCGGTGAAGTTGTCATTCGAAAAGTGCTTTGACATATGGGTTATGGATGTACACGGCGTTGAGGTGTCTTGgactaaaaaaatttctattggTCCCCTCCAGAAGCCAAACTTTGCATTGGGATTTCGAAAAAATGGTGAGTTCCTTCTCGAGTGCGGTGATGGACAGATGATGTCTGACAACATTGATACCCGGCAGATAAAGGAGTATCAAGTGTACAGTCATTCACCTCCTTGTTGTTTGCAAGTTCTTCCACACACAGAGAGCTTGGTTTCAGTCAAGAGACACAATGAGCATGATGAAACCGATGATTTACATGTTTAA
- the LOC131302819 gene encoding putative F-box protein At3g24700, translating into MAIENLSEDLLMEILWRLPVKSLLQLKSVCKNWYALIQSPNFVYLHHDRAASIAAAENTDCLLVKRFLNGGEGGVTLSFVPNETPVEDIDISSTGLDIKHLQILGPCNGVVCLTRFSSSSPIVLCNPSIKEFRVLPEPSYKNDHMCNLGFGFDPYMNDYKVVRFAVMSTDLPIRHIDERVEMYDLSKDSWRELDAESPVVSGFTCFNDSYASWNGDFFWYAYHKHGGSPVIMAFRMSDEAFEEMPVPEVCLLDQHSEKKLFVLDNSLAMVIYPNWWSNPFVFLPEEFSLEKSFDIWVMNEEDVEVSWTKKFTIGPFQQLDWALGFRLNGEFLVESGYGQMMSYNLNTQERKEYQVHDQVQGWPPPPNIQVLPYTWSLVSVKRHN; encoded by the coding sequence ATGGCGATCGAAAACTTATCTGAAGATCTGCTCATGGAGATTCTGTGGAGGCTTCCAGTGAAATCCTTGCTTCAGTTAAAGTCAGTCTGCAAAAACTGGTATGCTCTCATCCAAAGCCCTAACTTTGTTTACCTCCACCACGATCGCGCCGCCTCTATCGCCGCTGCCGAAAACACCGACTGCCTACTCGTTAAGCGATTCCTCAACGGCGGCGAGGGCGGCGTCACCTTGTCCTTCGTCCCCAATGAAACCCCAGTTGAGGATATTGACATATCTTCGACTGGTCTTGATATTAAACATCTACAAATCTTGGGGCCTTGTAACGGCGTCGTTTGTCTCACCCGATTCAGTTCGAGTTCCCCCATTGTGCTATGCAACCCTTCAATCAAAGAATTTAGGGTACTTCCTGAACCCTCTTATAAAAATGATCATATGTGCAATTTGGGATTTGGGTTTGATCCGTATATGAATGATTATAAAGTGGTCAGATTCGCGGTGATGAGTACAGATTTACCCATTAGGCACATTGATGAAAGAGTTGAAATGTATGATTTGAGTAAAGATTCTTGGAGGGAACTTGATGCGGAGTCCCCTGTCGTGTCCGGTTTCACCTGTTTTAATGATTCGTATGCATCGTGGAATGGGGATTTTTTCTGGTACGCCTACCATAAACATGGTGGTAGTCCAGTGATTATGGCATTTAGAATGTCCGACGAGGCGTTCGAAGAGATGCCTGTGCCAGAAGTTTGCTTGTTAGACCAGCACAGCGAAAAGAAACTTTTCGTTTTGGACAATTCCCTTGCCATGGTTATTTATCCGAATTGGTGGTCAAATCCATTTGTGTTTCTACCTGAGGAGTTTTCATTGGAGAAGTCCTTTGATATATGGGTAATGAATGAAGAGGATGTCGAGGTGTCGTGGACTAAAAAGTTCACTATCGGACCCTTCCAGCAACTCGACTGGGCATTGGGGTTCCGGCTAAATGGTGAGTTCCTTGTGGAGAGCGGCTATGGACAGATGATGTCGTACAACCTTAATACTCAAGAAAGGAAGGAGTATCAAGTCCATGATCAAGTACAAGGTTGGCCTCCACCCCCAAATATACAAGTTCTTCCATATACATGGAGCTTGGTTTCGGTCAAGAGACACAATTAG
- the LOC131302820 gene encoding F-box/kelch-repeat protein At3g17530-like, with protein sequence MGIENLSEDLLMEILWRLPVKSLLQFKSVCKNWYALIQNPDFIYLHHDRAASIAVAGNTDCLLVKRFLNGGEGGVALSFVPNETPVEDIFTGLDIKHLQILGPCNGIVCLTRYGSSSPIVLCNPSMKEFRVLPLPSYKNDHMCNLGFGFDPYANDYKVVRFGMMSTDLSIRGVDEAIEMYDLSTDSWRGVDTVSPVVSGIDCFYDSHASWNGDFFWYPYQKHGGPVIMAFRMINEVFEEMPLPEVCLLDQHSEKKLFVLDDSLAIVIYPKWWSNPSVFPPEEFLLEKSFDIWVMNEEGLEVSWTKKFSIGPFQGLDWALGFRHNGEFLVESGYGQMISYNLNT encoded by the coding sequence ATGGGGATCGAAAACCTATCGGAAGATTTGCTCATGGAGATCCTGTGGAGGCTTCCTGTAAAATCCTTGCTTCAATTCAAGTCAGTCTGCAAAAACTGGTATGCTCTCATCCAAAACCCTGACTTTATTTACCTCCACCACGATCGCGCCGCCTCCATCGCCGTCGCCGGAAACACCGATTGCCTCCTCGTTAAGCGATTCCTCAACGGCGGCGAGGGCGGCGTCGCCTTGTCCTTTGTCCCCAATGAAACCCCAGTTGAAGATATTTTCACTGGGCTTGATATTAAACATCTACAAATCTTGGGGCCGTGTAACGGCATCGTTTGTCTCACCAGATACGGTTCTAGTTCCCCTATTGTGCTGTGCAACCCTTCAATGAAAGAATTTAGGGTACTTCCTCTGCCCTCTTACAAAAATGACCATATGTGCAATTTGGGATTTGGGTTTGATCCCTATGCAAATGATTATAAAGTGGTCAGATTCGGCATGATGAGTACAGATTTATCCATTAGGGGCGTTGATGAAGCGATTGAAATGTATGACTTGAGTACAGATTCTTGGAGGGGAGTTGACACTGTTTCCCCTGTTGTGTCCGGTATCGACTGTTTTTATGATTCGCATGCATCGTGGAATGGGGATTTTTTCTGGTACCCCTACCAGAAACATGGTGGTCCAGTGATTATGGCATTTAGGATGATCAACGAGGTGTTCGAAGAGATGCCCTTGCCAGAAGTTTGCTTGTTAGACCAGCACAGTGAAAAGAAACTTTTCGTTTTGGACGATTCCCTTGCCATTGTTATTTATCCAAAGTGGTGGTCAAATCCATCTGTATTTCCACCTGAGGAATTTTTGTTGGAGAAGTCCTTTGACATATGGGTAATGAATGAAGAGGGTCTTGAGGTGTCGTGGACTAAAAAGTTCAGTATCGGACCCTTCCAGGGACTCGATTGGGCATTGGGGTTTCGGCATAATGGCGAGTTCCTTGTGGAGAGCGGTTATGGACAGATGATATCGTACAACCTTAATACTTGA
- the LOC131302821 gene encoding F-box protein At3g07870-like, translating into MAPSNQMAIEKLSEDLLMEILWRLPVKSLLQLKSVCKNWYALIQSPNFIYLHHDRAASIAAAANTHCLLVKRFLNGGEGGVTLSFVPNETPVEDMDISSTGLDVKDLQILGPCNGVVCLTRFGSSPPIVLCNPSMKEFRVLPESSYKKDHMCNLGFGFVPYTNDYKVVRFGMKSTDLGIGGIDEAIEIYDLSTDSWREVDAESPVEFGFQCFYDSYVVWNGDFFWHTYHQRDGSPAIMAFSMSNEVFEEMPMPEVCLLDQYSEQKLFVLKNSLAMVVYPKWWSNPFMLPPEEFPLKKSFDIWVMNEEDIEVSWTKKFTIGPFQGIDWALGFRQNGEFLVESGYGQMMSYNLNTSERKEYQVHDQVEDHEHDLPPPPYVQVLPYTETLVSVKRL; encoded by the coding sequence ATGGCACCATCAAATCAAATGGCGATTGAAAAGCTATCCGAAGATTTGCTCATGGAGATTCTCTGGAGGCTTCCGGTGAAATCCCTGCTTCAACTCAAGTCAGTCTGCAAAAACTGGTATGCTCTCATCCAAAGCCCTAACTTTATTTACCTCCACCACGATCGCGCTGCCTCTATCGCAGCCGCTGCAAACACCCACTGCCTCCTCGTCAAGCGATTCCTCAACGGCGGCGAGGGCGGCGTCACCTTGTCCTTTGTCCCCAATGAAACCCCAGTTGAGGATATGGACATTTCTTCCACTGGTCTTGATGTTAAAGATCTACAAATCTTGGGTCCTTGTAACGGCGTCGTTTGTCTCACCCGATTCGGTTCAAGTCCCCCCATTGTGCTATGCAACCCTTCAATGAAAGAATTTAGGGTACTTCCTGAATCCTCTTATAAAAAAGACCATATGTGCAATTTGGGATTCGGGTTTGTTCCCTATACAAATGATTATAAAGTGGTCAGATTCGGCATGAAGAGTACAGACTTAGGCATTGGGGGCATTGATGAAGCGATTGAAATATATGACTTGAGTACAGATTCTTGGAGGGAAGTTGATGCAGAGTCACCTGTCGAGTTCGGTTTCCAATGTTTTTATGATTCGTATGTAGTGTGGAATGGAGATTTTTTCTGGCACACCTACCATCAACGTGATGGTAGTCCAGCGATTATGGCATTTAGTATGTCCAATGAGGTGTTCGAAGAGATGCCCATGCCAGAAGTTTGCTTGTTAGACCAGTACAGTGAACAGAAACTTTTCGTTTTGAAAAATTCTCTTGCCATGGTTGTTTATCCAAAGTGGTGGTCAAATCCATTTATGCTTCCACCTGAGGAATTTCCGTTGAAGAAATCCTTTGACATATGGGTAATGAATGAAGAGGATATTGAGGTGTCGTGGACTAAAAAGTTCACTATCGGACCCTTCCAGGGAATTGATTGGGCATTGGGGTTTCGGCAAAATGGTGAGTTCCTTGTGGAGAGCGGCTATGGACAGATGATGTCGTACAACCTTAATACTAGTGAAAGGAAAGAGTATCAGGTCCATGATCAAGTCGAAGATCACGAACATGATTTGCCTCCACCCCCATATGTACAAGTTCTTCCATATACAGAGACCTTGGTTTCGGTCAAGAGACTCTAG